The Myxococcales bacterium genome includes the window GGCACGAACAGCTCCTTGGCGGGGGTCGCCATCAGGTACTCGATGTACGGCAGGAAGCCGACGTCGGCGAGCGTGAACGCGTCGCCGGCCAGGGACGGCGACTGAGCGAGGCGGGCGTCGAGCACCGCGAGCGCGCGGGTGATGCCGGCGTTGCCGTCGCTGATCATCTGCGGGTCCTGGGCCTGACCGCGCATCGGGAAGAACACGTAGTTGTAGATGAGCTTCATCGCCGACGGCGTGAAGTTCGAGGTTTCGACGCTGATCCAGTGCTCCATGACCGCGCGGCCCTGGGCGGTGTGCGGCACCAGCGCGCCGCCGGCCCGCTCGTCGAGGTAGCGGCAGATCGCGCGCGACTCGTAGAGCGCGAAGCCGTCGTCGTCGATCGCCGGCACCTGGCCGAACGGCTGCCGCGCGAGGTGCGCCGGCTGCTTGTGCTCGCCGGCCCCCAGGTCGACGTTGAGGAACTCGAACGGGGTGCCGGTCTCGTGCAGCGTGCACAGCACCTTGCGGGTGCAGGTGCTCAGCGGGTTGCCGAAAAGCTTGATCATCGGCGCAGGGTAGCGCCGAACCGACCGGGCGGCAGGGCGCCGCGTGGGCGGGATCACGGGTGGAGCACCGCGCCGCCGATCACCTGGCCGCGCCACTTGGTCAGCAGGGCCTCGCGCCACGCGGTCAGCGGGAACCGGTGCGACACGTACGGCGAGATCGCCCCGGCCGCGGCCCAGCCCAGCACCGCGGCCAGGCGCGGTGGCCGCAGCGCCGGATCCTTGACGGTCGAGATCACGGTCGGGCAGCCCAGCACGTCGAGGCCCTTCATCATGATCAGGTTGGTGGGCAGCTGGTTGGCGTTGGGCGCGCCGCGCCCGCCCTTGCCGGCGGCCACGAACGGCGTCGCGGCCCAGCCGACGATCAGGTAGCGCGCGCCGAACCGCGCGCACCGCAGCGCCGCCTGCGACAGCTCGCCGCCGACGCCGTCGTAGACCACGTCGACGCCGTCGGGCGCGATCGCCTTGACCGCGTCGCGCAGCGGCGCGTCGCCGAGCGCGACGACGTGATCGGCGCCCCGGGCCGCGACCACCTCGAGCTTGGCGGCCGAGCGCCCGACCGCGATGACCCGGGCGCCGACCTGGCGGGCGACGTCGACCGCGGCCAGGCCGGTGGCGCCGGCCGCGCCCAGGATCAGCACGGTCTCGCCCGCGGCGAGCCGGCCGCGCGTGAGCAGGCAGTGGTAGGCGGTCTCGTAGTTGCCGAGCAGGCAGCAGGCCTGATCGAAGTCGAGCGCGCCCGGGATCGGCACGACCGCGGCCGCCGGCGCCACCGCGTAGCTCGCGAAGCCGCCGTAGCGTTGGTAGGCGCCGAGCGAGCGCGGGCCCGACGTGAAGCCGTCGATCAGCACGCGATCGCCGACGGCGCAGGTCGTGACCGCGGGCCCGCGCCACGCGATCGTGCCGGCGTACTCCAGCCCGGGCGTGTACGGCGGCGTCGGCACGTGCTGGTACTGGCCGCTGGTCATGAGCAGATCGACCCAGCCGACCTGGGCGCTGGCGACCGCGACGATCACGTCGGTCGGCGCCAGCGTCGCCGGATCGGGCGGCGCCATCGGCTCGAGCGCGAGGTGGTGATCGATCGCGTCGAGCGGGGTCTCGCCGAGCGCGGTGACGACGACGCGGTGGCCGGGCTGCATCGCCGGCATGATGCCGGAACCGGCGGCCGGGCGGTCCGCGGCGGTCCGGATCTTCGAGGCCGCTCGGCCCCGGGCGGCACGCGCCGGGTCGGAGCAGCGTGGCGAGCATCACGCCGCGGTCACAAGGGCGCGCGCACGTCGAGGCGCCTTGGTAGCCTGGCGCATGCGCACCGCTGTCGCTGCCCTCGCGTGGATGGGGGCGATCGTCGTGGCCACCGCCTGCGGCGGCGGCAGCCCGGTCGACGCCGGCGGCTACGATCCGTTGCCACCCATCGACGCGTCGGGACCGCTGATCGAGGCGCCGCTCGAGCAGTGGACCTGGGTGCCGATCGAGGGCATGCGCTGCGGCGACGGCTCGGCCACCGGCGTCGGGGTCAACCTGACCCGCCGCAGCGATCGGGTGCTGGTGTTCCTCAACGGCGGCGGCGCCTGCTGGGACGCCCAGACCTGCTTCGAGCTGCGCACCGCCGCCAGCATCGACGCGCCGTTCGGCGCCGCCGAGTTCGAGGCGGTGCGGGCCACCCTCGCGAGCTACCCGCTGTTCGGGCGCGCGGCCGGCAGCCCGTTCCAGAACGTCAGCTTCGTGTTCGTGCCGTACTGCACCGGCGATCTGCACGCCGGCCACAACACCGCGCCGTACACCACCACCGCCGGGCCGCGCACGGTCGCGCACGTCGGCCAGGACAACCTCGACGCGCTGTGGCCGCGGTTGCGCGACGTGCGGCCGGGCGCCGATCGGGTCTGGCTGACGGGCGCGTCCGCCGGCGGCTACGGCGCGATGCTCGAGGTCGATCGCCTGCGCGCGGCGTTCAGCGCATCGCGCGTCGACGT containing:
- a CDS encoding zinc-binding dehydrogenase is translated as MQPGHRVVVTALGETPLDAIDHHLALEPMAPPDPATLAPTDVIVAVASAQVGWVDLLMTSGQYQHVPTPPYTPGLEYAGTIAWRGPAVTTCAVGDRVLIDGFTSGPRSLGAYQRYGGFASYAVAPAAAVVPIPGALDFDQACCLLGNYETAYHCLLTRGRLAAGETVLILGAAGATGLAAVDVARQVGARVIAVGRSAAKLEVVAARGADHVVALGDAPLRDAVKAIAPDGVDVVYDGVGGELSQAALRCARFGARYLIVGWAATPFVAAGKGGRGAPNANQLPTNLIMMKGLDVLGCPTVISTVKDPALRPPRLAAVLGWAAAGAISPYVSHRFPLTAWREALLTKWRGQVIGGAVLHP
- a CDS encoding glutathione S-transferase N-terminal domain-containing protein: MKLFGNPLSTCTRKVLCTLHETGTPFEFLNVDLGAGEHKQPAHLARQPFGQVPAIDDDGFALYESRAICRYLDERAGGALVPHTAQGRAVMEHWISVETSNFTPSAMKLIYNYVFFPMRGQAQDPQMISDGNAGITRALAVLDARLAQSPSLAGDAFTLADVGFLPYIEYLMATPAKELFVPHAHVMAWWQRCAERASWRKAAGRA